Proteins encoded within one genomic window of Mesobacillus subterraneus:
- a CDS encoding cell wall-binding repeat-containing protein yields MKKLASMVMAVLLLMVPLQAALAEGLNQTEMNVNPPVEVINRLLTEAALKYDIPPEIVKAVAISENGKWEQFDENGETVISDDGGIGLMQITDNTRPDLEKLKTSITYNIDEGVKILNAKFESGILPVVNNNDRHVLESWYFAVLAYNGQVQVNSPLIRATGEVNTSAYQEEALAEINRFNPGMNITSSVFNFKVSDFTYMDNSPILKFNKPVYPIQENLLHKSKYFFEANDILLTAKGANLRTGPSTETTVAKKVTAGTSEAVTVLGNFVYDNSNVHKSGLNMLYKQYPWYNVSSLDGKTGYTAAMELKHLDQRLSGPTRYETAAAISKEGWKNGADTVVLAKGTDFPDALAGTPLAHQLNAPLLLTHPNFLHPSTEMEIDRLKAKKVVLLGSPGAITTRVEEALESKGLTVVRYGGKDRFETAIKIANALPVKGDTAVLANSHDFPDALSIAAYAARNNFPIFITRKSALTPEIELELKKYKHTIVAGSEGVVSKIIFDKLNDPKRFGGKDRFETNSLIVNGLPLGKEQAYIATASAGKFADALTGAVLAAKNNAPLLLTYPSSTPPVIQDTIKGQGLKYFNFLGGSDVTGVENVIGPLVFDKLYK; encoded by the coding sequence TTGAAAAAGTTAGCATCAATGGTAATGGCAGTCCTTTTACTTATGGTACCATTGCAAGCTGCACTGGCAGAGGGGTTGAATCAGACAGAGATGAACGTGAATCCGCCGGTAGAAGTAATTAATAGACTTTTAACAGAGGCAGCTCTTAAATACGATATTCCACCTGAAATCGTCAAAGCTGTAGCAATCAGCGAAAACGGCAAATGGGAGCAGTTTGATGAAAACGGGGAAACAGTCATTTCTGATGATGGTGGAATCGGTCTTATGCAGATTACTGATAATACCCGCCCGGATCTGGAAAAATTGAAGACTAGTATTACGTACAATATAGATGAAGGGGTTAAAATACTTAACGCCAAATTCGAAAGCGGCATTTTGCCGGTAGTGAACAATAATGACCGCCATGTCCTTGAAAGCTGGTATTTTGCGGTTCTTGCCTATAACGGCCAGGTCCAGGTCAACAGTCCTCTTATTAGAGCGACTGGAGAAGTTAATACATCTGCCTACCAAGAAGAGGCTTTGGCGGAGATAAACAGATTTAATCCGGGTATGAATATTACAAGCTCGGTTTTCAACTTTAAAGTATCCGATTTCACTTATATGGATAATTCTCCAATACTGAAGTTCAACAAGCCGGTATATCCAATTCAAGAAAATCTTTTGCACAAAAGCAAGTATTTCTTCGAAGCGAACGATATTTTACTTACAGCAAAAGGTGCGAACCTAAGGACGGGCCCATCAACAGAAACGACAGTGGCTAAAAAAGTGACTGCTGGAACAAGTGAAGCCGTAACGGTTCTAGGAAACTTTGTTTATGATAATTCCAATGTCCATAAAAGCGGACTTAACATGCTTTATAAACAGTATCCCTGGTACAATGTCAGTTCACTTGATGGAAAGACAGGTTATACGGCAGCGATGGAATTAAAACACCTTGACCAAAGACTTTCAGGTCCGACCCGATATGAAACGGCAGCAGCCATTTCAAAAGAAGGCTGGAAGAATGGAGCTGACACGGTCGTGCTCGCAAAGGGGACTGACTTCCCGGATGCTTTGGCTGGCACACCGTTAGCGCATCAATTGAATGCTCCATTGTTATTGACACACCCAAATTTCCTTCATCCTTCTACAGAAATGGAGATTGATCGATTAAAAGCAAAAAAGGTTGTCTTGCTTGGCAGTCCCGGCGCAATCACAACACGAGTTGAAGAAGCATTAGAATCTAAAGGACTAACAGTAGTCCGCTATGGCGGTAAAGATCGATTCGAAACCGCAATTAAAATTGCCAATGCTCTGCCTGTCAAAGGGGATACAGCCGTTTTGGCTAACAGTCATGATTTCCCTGATGCACTTTCAATTGCTGCTTATGCAGCACGCAACAACTTCCCGATTTTCATTACAAGGAAGTCAGCGCTAACACCGGAAATTGAGTTAGAATTGAAGAAATATAAGCATACTATTGTAGCAGGAAGCGAAGGAGTAGTTAGCAAAATTATTTTTGATAAGTTAAACGACCCCAAGCGCTTTGGGGGTAAAGATCGGTTTGAAACGAACTCCTTGATTGTCAATGGTCTTCCACTAGGAAAGGAACAGGCCTATATTGCAACAGCATCAGCAGGAAAATTTGCCGATGCATTGACTGGCGCGGTTTTAGCAGCTAAAAATAATGCACCGCTGCTGCTGACATATCCGAGCAGCACCCCTCCAGTCATTCAAGATACGATCAAAGGACAGGGACTGAAATACTTCAATTTCCTTGGCGGCTCCGATGTAACAGGTGTCGAAAACGTTATTGGCCCCCTTGTTTTCGACAAACTATATAAATAA